A single candidate division KSB1 bacterium DNA region contains:
- a CDS encoding D-aminoacylase, producing MEDFSRREFLRAAAWTVGLVGATGAAGTWLPSCTRKQYDLIIRGGRVYDGRGGPPVVGDVGIRGERIAAVGDLSHASAGMVLEARGLAVTPGFIDVHSHTDVGLLVNPKAESKIRQGVTTEIAGNCGASPFPLYGKGAERNREELRQEFEVEAEWEDAEGFLRRLEQKKIALNYATLVGHSSIREAVMGVDNRPPTTGELEAMKREVARAMEQGALGLSTGLEYTPGCFASTAEIVELCKVVRKYGGLYATHMRNEDVRVEEALEEAIQIAQQADVPLQVSHLKACQQRNWHKTPRLLERLEQMSRQGLRVHCDRYPYTAYGTTLKLMFPMWAREGSDEDFVARLHNDAQWEEMHRHLEERVAALGSWDRVLITKVGGEGNPAAQGKTVQQLAEESGADPCQVVRQLLIEAQGKVAMCGFAMSEENTERVLAFPLTMVGSDGEAVAPYGILGKGNPHPRFYGTFPRYFGYYVRERGILPLEEAVRRVTSLPAQVFGLQDRGVLAKGAYADIVVFDPRQIRDRATFTEPHQYPVGVVHVVVNGRLVIYNEEHTGCLPGRVLRRA from the coding sequence ATGGAGGACTTTTCTCGGCGCGAATTCCTCCGTGCGGCTGCATGGACGGTGGGGCTCGTCGGGGCCACGGGCGCCGCAGGAACGTGGCTGCCCAGCTGCACTCGCAAGCAGTACGACCTAATCATCAGAGGCGGTCGGGTCTATGACGGGCGTGGCGGGCCGCCTGTTGTGGGCGACGTCGGGATCCGTGGCGAACGGATTGCTGCGGTTGGTGACCTCTCCCATGCCTCGGCCGGCATGGTGCTTGAGGCGCGTGGCCTCGCGGTGACTCCCGGCTTCATCGACGTCCACAGCCACACCGACGTGGGGCTGCTGGTCAATCCCAAGGCGGAGAGCAAGATCCGCCAAGGGGTCACTACCGAGATAGCTGGCAATTGCGGCGCCAGTCCGTTCCCGTTGTACGGGAAGGGGGCCGAGCGCAACAGGGAGGAGCTGCGTCAGGAGTTCGAGGTTGAGGCTGAATGGGAGGACGCCGAGGGTTTTCTGCGCAGGCTGGAGCAGAAAAAGATCGCGCTGAACTACGCGACGCTTGTAGGCCACAGCAGCATCCGCGAAGCGGTGATGGGGGTGGACAACCGTCCCCCCACGACCGGCGAGCTGGAGGCGATGAAGAGGGAAGTGGCAAGGGCAATGGAGCAGGGAGCCCTTGGCTTGAGCACAGGGCTGGAGTACACCCCGGGCTGTTTCGCCAGCACCGCCGAGATTGTGGAGCTGTGTAAAGTGGTGAGGAAGTACGGTGGGCTCTACGCTACGCACATGCGCAACGAGGATGTGCGGGTGGAGGAAGCCCTCGAGGAGGCCATCCAAATTGCGCAGCAGGCGGACGTGCCCCTCCAAGTGTCGCACCTCAAGGCCTGCCAGCAGCGAAACTGGCACAAAACACCCCGTCTTTTGGAGCGCTTGGAGCAGATGAGCCGGCAGGGCTTGCGGGTTCATTGTGACCGGTACCCTTACACCGCCTACGGTACCACCTTGAAGCTGATGTTTCCCATGTGGGCGCGGGAAGGGAGCGACGAGGATTTCGTGGCCCGATTGCACAACGATGCCCAGTGGGAGGAGATGCACAGGCACCTGGAAGAGCGGGTGGCAGCCCTGGGCTCCTGGGACCGTGTGCTCATCACCAAGGTAGGAGGCGAGGGAAACCCTGCGGCGCAAGGGAAAACGGTCCAGCAGCTTGCAGAGGAGAGCGGTGCGGACCCGTGCCAGGTGGTGCGCCAGCTCTTGATCGAGGCGCAAGGGAAGGTGGCCATGTGCGGGTTCGCGATGAGCGAAGAAAACACCGAGCGAGTCCTCGCTTTCCCTTTGACCATGGTGGGCTCTGACGGGGAAGCGGTCGCCCCATACGGCATTCTGGGCAAAGGAAATCCGCATCCGCGTTTCTATGGTACGTTTCCCAGGTACTTTGGCTACTACGTGCGCGAGCGCGGCATACTCCCATTGGAAGAGGCTGTGCGCAGGGTGACGTCGCTTCCTGCTCAGGTGTTCGGCCTCCAAGACCGAGGTGTGCTGGCCAAAGGGGCTTATGCGGATATTGTCGTCTTTGATCCGCGTCAGATTAGAGATCGGGCGACTTTCACCGAGCCGCACCAGTACCCGGTGGGCGTTGTCCACGTGGTGGTGAACGGGCGCCTGGTCATCTACAACGAGGAACACACAGGTTGCTTACCCGGGCGGGTCCTGCGCCGGGCATGA
- a CDS encoding SatD family protein has product MEHCVIIGDVQRSRQLENWPEVFQALNGALEGVNTRFASDLLLPFRPTVGDEFQGALQDATNAYAVCLYLRVTTPASLYCGVGVGEVERLAHEEGGMRGTAFYRAREALNACKRQQRTILLRADESRTQGVEVVNALLGLIQALEERWTIRQREMARFYRMHPELTYEEVGRHFGVSKQAVSQVLRGAKWDALLEGERTVNALLARLTVRQAPGLDI; this is encoded by the coding sequence ATGGAGCACTGTGTCATTATTGGCGACGTGCAGCGGTCGCGGCAACTGGAAAACTGGCCTGAGGTTTTCCAAGCACTCAACGGAGCGCTGGAAGGGGTGAACACGCGCTTTGCCAGCGATCTGTTGCTGCCATTTCGCCCCACGGTGGGCGATGAGTTCCAGGGAGCGCTGCAGGATGCGACCAATGCCTATGCGGTGTGCCTCTACCTCCGCGTTACCACACCAGCGTCTTTGTACTGCGGGGTGGGAGTGGGGGAGGTGGAAAGGCTGGCCCATGAGGAAGGGGGGATGCGCGGTACCGCGTTCTATCGCGCCCGCGAAGCCCTGAACGCATGCAAGCGGCAGCAGCGGACCATCCTCCTCCGGGCGGACGAGAGCCGCACACAGGGAGTGGAGGTCGTCAATGCCCTGCTCGGTCTCATCCAAGCGCTGGAGGAGCGATGGACCATCCGGCAGCGGGAGATGGCTCGCTTCTACCGCATGCACCCGGAGTTGACGTACGAAGAAGTAGGCCGGCACTTTGGTGTGTCCAAACAGGCAGTCTCGCAGGTCCTCCGCGGGGCAAAATGGGACGCTTTGTTAGAGGGCGAACGGACGGTGAACGCCTTGCTGGCGCGCCTGACCGTTCGTCAAGCACCAGGCCTTGATATTTGA
- the hgcA gene encoding mercury methylation corrinoid protein HgcA has protein sequence MKREHSEQTSIHTTTSTISWANRLDHVVARLGVRRRAHRVEPGLYALGSPTAQSPVLVTANYTLSFDALRSALRGRDAYILVLDTEGINVWCAAGKGTFGTEELVRRILATNLARVVSHRRVIVPQLGASGVAAHLVAEVAGFTVEFGPVRAADLPTYLDTGRATPEMRRVRFALRDRLVLIPVEFVHSLVPMIVAAVILWFAGGWLPALAAPIAVVAGTVLFPTLLPWLPTPNFSTKGFVLGLLAWLPLALALVLAKSGVSSPAGRWAWVGITALGVPAVVAFLGLNFTGATPVTSRSGVEREILRYVPLMAGMGVISLVGIVTMAILRVA, from the coding sequence ATGAAAAGAGAGCATTCAGAGCAGACCTCGATACACACGACTACTAGCACCATCTCCTGGGCCAATCGTCTGGACCACGTTGTGGCTCGATTAGGTGTGCGTCGGCGCGCGCATCGGGTGGAACCAGGTCTTTATGCGCTGGGTTCACCAACTGCGCAGTCGCCCGTGCTGGTGACAGCTAACTACACCCTGAGCTTCGACGCCTTGCGCTCCGCACTGCGGGGAAGAGACGCCTACATTCTGGTGCTGGATACCGAAGGCATCAACGTGTGGTGCGCGGCGGGCAAGGGAACCTTTGGCACGGAGGAGCTGGTGAGGCGCATTCTCGCCACCAATTTGGCCCGGGTGGTGAGCCATCGCCGGGTAATCGTGCCCCAGCTTGGCGCCAGTGGTGTCGCCGCCCATCTCGTGGCAGAAGTGGCTGGCTTTACTGTGGAGTTCGGCCCGGTGCGCGCCGCAGATTTGCCGACGTATCTCGACACAGGGCGGGCCACACCCGAAATGCGGCGCGTGCGGTTTGCGCTGCGCGACCGCCTGGTGCTTATCCCTGTGGAATTCGTCCACTCCCTTGTGCCCATGATAGTGGCCGCGGTCATTTTGTGGTTTGCGGGAGGATGGCTTCCAGCGCTTGCGGCCCCGATAGCAGTCGTGGCGGGCACGGTGCTCTTCCCCACCTTGTTGCCGTGGCTGCCGACGCCCAATTTCAGCACCAAGGGCTTCGTGTTAGGCCTGCTGGCCTGGCTGCCATTGGCCTTGGCCCTTGTTTTGGCAAAGAGCGGCGTGAGTTCTCCAGCAGGGAGATGGGCCTGGGTGGGCATCACCGCCTTGGGCGTCCCCGCCGTCGTTGCCTTCTTGGGCTTGAACTTCACCGGGGCCACCCCAGTCACGTCACGAAGTGGGGTGGAACGGGAGATCCTTCGTTACGTACCCTTGATGGCCGGCATGGGGGTTATCTCCCTCGTCGGAATCGTGACTATGGCTATTTTGCGAGTGGCATGA
- a CDS encoding ferredoxin family protein yields the protein MLDSVHTSTTLRYDPSLCTGCGMCSLVCPHAVFVQRDGLAELAHPERCIECGACQLNCVAGAIEVRAGVGCAVALMWEALFGKKHGSCGCGQQPMCCCPS from the coding sequence ATGTTAGACAGCGTTCACACTTCAACGACGTTGCGGTATGACCCCTCTTTGTGCACCGGGTGCGGGATGTGCTCTTTGGTCTGTCCGCACGCGGTGTTTGTGCAGAGGGATGGCCTTGCTGAACTCGCGCACCCTGAACGCTGCATCGAATGCGGCGCCTGCCAGCTCAACTGTGTGGCCGGTGCCATTGAGGTACGAGCTGGGGTCGGGTGTGCTGTGGCGCTGATGTGGGAGGCCCTCTTCGGCAAGAAACATGGCTCGTGTGGCTGTGGTCAACAGCCGATGTGTTGCTGCCCCTCTTAG
- a CDS encoding MFS transporter, whose amino-acid sequence MVQRFGETGRVVRKPGTGAGFVLRALRHRNFRLYFAGQGVSLIGTWLQQTAMGWLVYRLTNSAFLLGVVGFTGLVPAFVFTPLAGVLADRFDRRKLLILTQLLAMVQALTLGALALTGVVAFWQIVPLSVFLGVVNALDAPVRQAFVLDMVERREDLGNAIALNSSMFNGARLVGPSLAGMLIAATGEGLCFVINGLSYLAVVGALLLMRTQRQRGTERALPVLREMREGIHYAAHSEPIRALLLYISVVSLVGMPYLVLMPVFARDILHGGPHTLGFLMASAGLGALAGALTLAARSTVVGLGRWIVRATCAFGLGLMSFGLSRAVWLSYALLALTGFGMMVSMASCNTMLQTIAEDDKRGRVMSLYTMAFMGMMPFGNLLSGALASKVGAPATLVLCGGVCMALAAVSLRQLPRLRKGIQPIYARLGLAAEGAPLPHQPVTSSGPRGQ is encoded by the coding sequence GTGGTGCAGCGTTTTGGCGAGACAGGCCGAGTGGTGCGCAAACCAGGTACCGGGGCAGGTTTTGTGTTGCGGGCCTTGCGCCATCGCAACTTCCGGCTGTATTTTGCCGGGCAAGGGGTCTCTTTGATCGGCACCTGGCTGCAACAAACGGCAATGGGATGGCTGGTTTATAGGCTCACTAATTCTGCCTTTCTGCTGGGGGTGGTGGGCTTCACCGGACTCGTACCGGCGTTTGTGTTCACCCCTCTGGCCGGGGTGTTGGCCGATCGCTTCGACCGGCGCAAGCTCTTGATTCTCACGCAGCTGTTGGCGATGGTCCAGGCGCTGACCCTGGGAGCACTCGCGCTGACTGGAGTGGTGGCATTCTGGCAGATCGTACCCTTGAGCGTCTTTCTCGGCGTCGTGAATGCGTTGGATGCCCCCGTTCGCCAGGCCTTTGTGCTGGACATGGTGGAGCGCCGGGAGGATTTGGGCAATGCCATTGCGCTCAACTCCTCCATGTTCAATGGGGCCAGGCTGGTTGGACCGTCGCTTGCCGGGATGTTGATTGCCGCAACTGGCGAGGGGCTCTGTTTCGTCATCAACGGTTTGAGCTATCTGGCCGTGGTCGGGGCGTTGCTGCTGATGCGGACTCAAAGACAACGAGGCACAGAGCGTGCTTTGCCTGTGCTGCGCGAAATGCGCGAGGGGATACACTATGCGGCGCACAGTGAGCCTATCAGGGCGCTTTTGCTCTACATCAGTGTGGTGAGCCTGGTGGGGATGCCGTACCTGGTGCTCATGCCCGTGTTCGCGCGCGATATCCTGCATGGCGGGCCGCACACGTTGGGGTTTCTGATGGCCTCCGCCGGACTAGGGGCTCTTGCCGGAGCGCTCACCTTGGCTGCCCGCTCCACGGTGGTGGGCCTTGGGCGCTGGATTGTTCGTGCCACCTGTGCCTTTGGCCTCGGACTGATGAGCTTCGGCCTGTCCCGCGCGGTCTGGCTTTCCTACGCGCTCCTGGCCCTCACCGGCTTCGGCATGATGGTGAGCATGGCCTCGTGCAACACCATGTTGCAGACCATCGCCGAAGACGATAAGCGGGGGAGAGTCATGAGCCTTTACACAATGGCGTTCATGGGGATGATGCCCTTTGGCAACCTGCTGTCTGGAGCGCTGGCAAGCAAGGTGGGAGCCCCTGCCACACTGGTGCTCTGCGGAGGCGTCTGCATGGCGCTAGCGGCTGTGTCGCTGCGGCAGTTGCCCCGTCTGCGCAAGGGTATCCAGCCAATCTATGCTCGGCTTGGTCTTGCCGCAGAGGGTGCTCCATTGCCGCACCAGCCGGTGACCTCGTCTGGTCCACGGGGACAATAG
- a CDS encoding radical SAM protein has protein sequence MQTWEPAYLKLHRSGELRERGEKLWEVMRSCQLCPRQCRVNRLEGSRGFCRASAQLEIASFHPHFGEERPLVGKGGSGTIFFTNCGLRCVFCINWQISQEGEGEVKEIAELAQMMLRLQKMGCHNINLVTPTHYTPHIVRAVDLAAAKGLRVPLVYNTCGWERVEILQQLDGIVDIYLPDFKYASGAMAAKYSSGAASYPEVTKAALLEMHRQVGVAHPGPDGLMRRGLMIRHLVMPNRVAGTKEVVEWIATHLPKDTYVNIMSQYRPMYKAFSYPEIARRLTVDEYREAVTWAREAGLTNLDIQGFAGVE, from the coding sequence ATACAGACGTGGGAGCCCGCTTACCTCAAGCTCCACCGCAGCGGCGAACTACGGGAGCGGGGCGAAAAACTGTGGGAGGTCATGCGAAGCTGCCAGCTGTGTCCCCGACAGTGCCGCGTCAATCGGCTGGAGGGTAGCAGGGGCTTCTGCCGTGCCTCTGCGCAGTTGGAGATCGCCTCCTTTCATCCGCACTTTGGCGAGGAGCGGCCGCTGGTGGGAAAAGGTGGCTCGGGGACGATCTTCTTCACCAATTGTGGTTTGCGCTGTGTTTTTTGCATCAACTGGCAGATAAGCCAGGAGGGCGAGGGAGAGGTCAAAGAGATTGCCGAGTTGGCGCAAATGATGTTGCGGCTGCAGAAGATGGGGTGCCACAACATTAACTTGGTGACACCCACCCACTATACGCCGCACATCGTCCGCGCCGTGGATCTTGCTGCGGCCAAAGGCTTGCGTGTGCCTCTGGTGTACAACACATGCGGCTGGGAGCGTGTGGAGATTCTGCAGCAATTGGATGGCATCGTGGATATCTACCTGCCTGACTTTAAGTACGCCAGCGGGGCGATGGCAGCAAAGTACTCCTCTGGCGCGGCGAGTTACCCGGAGGTGACCAAGGCGGCACTTTTGGAGATGCACCGCCAGGTGGGGGTGGCTCATCCCGGCCCTGATGGCCTGATGCGCAGGGGGCTCATGATCCGCCACCTGGTGATGCCCAATCGCGTGGCAGGGACCAAAGAGGTAGTGGAGTGGATCGCTACGCATTTGCCCAAGGATACATACGTTAACATCATGTCCCAGTACCGGCCGATGTACAAGGCCTTTTCCTATCCGGAGATCGCGCGGCGGCTCACCGTTGATGAATACCGAGAGGCGGTGACCTGGGCACGCGAGGCTGGTCTCACCAATCTGGACATTCAGGGCTTCGCGGGTGTGGAGTAA
- a CDS encoding thiamine pyrophosphate-dependent dehydrogenase E1 component subunit alpha, which translates to MLRSRRFEEAVKRLWEQGRISGEMHLGVGEEGVAAGVVAHLSEGDALLLDHRGTPPLVMRGVDLVSLLREMLGDPRGLCGGRGGHMHLFSKERLIASTGIVGATAPLALGFALAALFLRPGAIAVAFFGDGAMNQGMLLESFNLAVAWKLPVLFVCKRNEWAITTRTAAVTGGELAQRAQGFGMPVSEVDGSDVEAVWQAADHAIGHCRHGRGPYFLLATCPRLEGHFLGDALVRVVREPGTALREVLPPTLRAVSGRKGAGVGERADALRALLGIIGKTAAPGLRHPRDPLRKARAKLAGDQERLRRTEAEVEEEIRTVLRAAEV; encoded by the coding sequence ATGCTTCGCAGCAGGCGTTTTGAGGAAGCGGTCAAGCGCCTGTGGGAGCAGGGCCGCATCTCGGGCGAGATGCACCTGGGTGTGGGGGAGGAAGGTGTGGCCGCAGGCGTGGTTGCCCACCTGAGTGAGGGCGATGCGCTGCTGCTGGACCACCGTGGTACGCCGCCCTTGGTAATGCGCGGCGTGGATTTGGTGAGTTTGTTGCGCGAGATGCTGGGCGACCCCCGCGGACTGTGTGGTGGCAGAGGTGGACATATGCACCTCTTCTCCAAAGAACGCCTGATTGCCAGTACGGGCATCGTGGGCGCCACGGCTCCCTTGGCCTTGGGCTTTGCACTCGCTGCCCTGTTCTTACGCCCCGGGGCCATTGCCGTAGCCTTTTTCGGCGACGGCGCTATGAACCAGGGGATGCTGCTGGAGTCTTTCAACTTGGCTGTGGCGTGGAAGCTGCCGGTTCTTTTTGTGTGCAAGCGAAATGAGTGGGCCATTACCACCCGCACCGCGGCTGTGACCGGTGGAGAGCTGGCACAGAGGGCCCAGGGATTCGGGATGCCGGTGTCGGAGGTGGATGGGAGCGACGTGGAGGCGGTTTGGCAGGCGGCCGACCACGCCATCGGCCACTGCCGGCATGGCCGGGGCCCCTACTTCCTTCTGGCCACCTGCCCGCGCCTGGAGGGTCATTTCTTAGGTGATGCGCTTGTGCGGGTGGTGCGTGAACCGGGTACAGCTTTGCGTGAGGTGCTGCCGCCTACCCTTCGCGCCGTCTCTGGCAGGAAAGGTGCGGGCGTTGGGGAGCGGGCCGACGCGCTGCGCGCGCTCCTCGGCATCATTGGCAAGACCGCTGCGCCTGGCCTCCGGCATCCGCGCGACCCGCTGCGCAAGGCTCGGGCAAAACTCGCCGGGGACCAGGAGCGTCTGCGCAGGACGGAGGCAGAAGTAGAAGAAGAAATCCGAACCGTCCTCAGGGCGGCGGAGGTGTAG
- a CDS encoding pyruvate dehydrogenase, with translation MARSPNRQIGFSEAVDAALAQAMADDERIILIGEDVHTLHLELFVRFGERRVRAAPISEAAFVGAAVGAAMAGLRPVVEVMLIDFVAVAADALVNHAAKVEAMSGGAWQVPLVVRATCGGGYGDGGQHEQSLWGWLAHIPGLAVVVPATAEDAGGLLLGALDYGRPVVFLEHKMLSEKWLEFLGTGGRSTVHFDLPAAGVRGKAPRRWKAIPLGQALVRRQGSDLTIATLALGVHQALQAAEVLAAQGISAGVIDLRCVNPLDRHTVCQEVRRSGRLLVVDEDYRDCGLSGELAATVLEAGLDVRFARVCTAQTIPYARAMEAETLPNVEKIVAAAQALLA, from the coding sequence ATGGCGAGGTCGCCAAATAGACAGATCGGCTTCTCGGAGGCCGTGGATGCAGCCTTGGCTCAGGCCATGGCCGATGACGAGCGCATCATCCTTATCGGCGAGGATGTGCACACCCTGCATCTGGAGCTGTTTGTCCGCTTCGGCGAGCGGCGGGTGCGGGCTGCGCCCATCAGCGAAGCCGCCTTTGTGGGCGCGGCAGTGGGAGCCGCGATGGCGGGATTGCGCCCAGTGGTGGAGGTGATGCTCATTGATTTCGTGGCCGTGGCGGCCGACGCCTTGGTCAATCATGCCGCCAAGGTGGAGGCCATGTCAGGCGGGGCCTGGCAAGTGCCACTGGTGGTGCGCGCCACTTGCGGGGGCGGGTATGGTGACGGTGGGCAGCACGAACAGAGCCTCTGGGGGTGGTTGGCCCACATTCCAGGGCTGGCCGTGGTGGTCCCCGCTACTGCGGAAGATGCAGGAGGCCTGCTGTTGGGGGCGCTGGACTACGGCAGACCTGTGGTATTCCTGGAACATAAGATGCTATCGGAAAAGTGGCTGGAGTTCTTAGGGACGGGGGGCCGCTCCACCGTGCACTTTGACCTGCCAGCAGCAGGGGTGCGCGGCAAGGCGCCGCGACGGTGGAAAGCAATCCCCTTGGGACAGGCACTAGTTCGCCGCCAGGGCAGTGACCTCACTATCGCCACGCTGGCGCTGGGTGTGCACCAGGCCTTGCAGGCGGCGGAGGTTTTGGCTGCGCAGGGCATCTCAGCGGGTGTCATTGATCTCAGGTGCGTCAACCCGCTTGACCGCCACACGGTTTGCCAAGAAGTGCGGCGCTCCGGGAGGCTGCTGGTGGTTGACGAAGACTACCGAGACTGTGGGCTCTCCGGCGAACTTGCGGCCACAGTCCTCGAGGCGGGGTTGGATGTTCGTTTCGCCCGCGTCTGTACCGCCCAGACCATCCCGTATGCGCGGGCCATGGAGGCCGAGACGCTGCCCAACGTGGAGAAGATTGTCGCAGCGGCCCAGGCCCTCCTGGCGTGA
- a CDS encoding MBL fold metallo-hydrolase yields the protein MVIRCWGARGSIPVSGSEYLRFGGSTTCLELRSAEGHTLIVDAGSGIRRLGHQLLTRGEKRYHLFLTHTHLDHVMGLPFFRPVYDSEVTLDIYGCPFTHNSMQDLLSETLRAPTFPVDLRAFKAHISYHSLDATPLAIGGVTIRTIYLSHPNRGVGYRFEEGGHVLIFLTDNELAFRHPGGLSFDDYAEACARADLLIHDAEFTPEEYVVTRRWGHSTYTDALRLAMAAKVKAFGLFHHNQDRTDHALEQIVEECRRAVRDEEPHLSCFAVYEGMELTLGAPATALPEVGG from the coding sequence ATGGTCATCCGCTGTTGGGGCGCACGGGGGTCTATCCCTGTATCCGGGAGCGAATACCTGCGCTTCGGCGGGAGCACCACGTGCTTAGAGCTCCGCAGTGCCGAAGGCCACACGCTCATTGTAGACGCTGGTTCCGGCATTCGGCGCCTGGGCCACCAACTCCTGACGCGGGGCGAGAAGCGCTATCACCTGTTCCTTACCCACACGCACCTTGACCACGTGATGGGCCTCCCCTTCTTCCGGCCTGTCTATGACAGTGAGGTCACCCTGGACATCTATGGCTGCCCCTTTACCCATAACTCGATGCAAGATCTCCTGTCCGAGACACTCCGAGCCCCAACGTTTCCCGTGGACTTACGTGCATTCAAGGCGCACATTTCTTACCATAGCCTGGATGCCACACCCCTTGCCATTGGTGGCGTGACAATCCGCACCATCTACCTCAGCCATCCGAACCGAGGCGTGGGGTACAGGTTTGAGGAAGGGGGACATGTACTGATCTTTCTTACGGACAATGAGCTGGCCTTTCGGCACCCCGGCGGGCTGAGCTTCGACGACTACGCAGAAGCATGCGCTCGTGCGGACTTGCTCATTCACGACGCGGAGTTCACTCCGGAAGAATACGTGGTGACACGTCGGTGGGGGCACTCTACCTACACCGACGCGCTCCGTCTGGCAATGGCGGCCAAGGTAAAAGCATTTGGCCTCTTCCACCACAATCAGGACCGCACCGACCACGCACTGGAGCAGATCGTGGAAGAGTGTCGGCGAGCCGTCCGCGATGAAGAACCGCACCTGTCCTGCTTTGCGGTGTATGAGGGGATGGAGCTGACGCTGGGCGCCCCAGCCACGGCCCTCCCTGAAGTCGGGGGATGA
- a CDS encoding carboxymuconolactone decarboxylase family protein: MGEDRIGQFKRERDHLNRIVMKYAGLATKRFYSLDAQVYRPGVLPARTKELLGLVASLVLRCDDCVTYHLIRCHEEKVTSEEVEEALAIGLVVGGSITIPHLRRAFRTWDELHQSSTSRSSVALPAHYAALLRTIASIVQWPSGREQKLQAICTMLKEQVRHFDWVGFYLVEGSSDWLVLGPFAGAPTEHVRIPFGKGVCGQAAAQRRTVVVQDVSKEENYLACSLEVKSEIVVPLMKGEQVLGELDIDSHTLAAFTEEDRRFLEEVCQVLVPLWD; this comes from the coding sequence ATGGGCGAAGATCGGATCGGGCAGTTCAAGAGAGAAAGAGATCACCTGAACCGCATTGTGATGAAGTACGCTGGGCTGGCAACCAAGCGCTTCTACAGCCTGGACGCGCAGGTATATCGCCCGGGAGTGCTGCCGGCGCGGACAAAGGAGCTGCTGGGGCTGGTCGCCTCGCTAGTGCTGCGCTGCGATGACTGCGTCACCTATCATCTGATTCGATGTCACGAGGAGAAGGTGACCAGCGAGGAGGTAGAAGAAGCCCTGGCCATCGGCCTGGTGGTGGGCGGGTCCATCACCATACCCCATCTGCGGCGGGCGTTCCGCACCTGGGACGAGCTGCACCAATCATCGACCAGCCGGAGTTCGGTCGCTCTGCCCGCGCACTATGCGGCCCTGCTCCGGACCATAGCCAGCATCGTGCAGTGGCCCTCCGGGCGTGAGCAGAAGCTCCAGGCGATCTGCACCATGCTCAAGGAGCAGGTGCGCCATTTTGACTGGGTGGGGTTCTACTTGGTGGAAGGCAGCAGTGACTGGCTTGTGCTTGGCCCGTTTGCCGGCGCGCCCACCGAACACGTGCGCATTCCGTTTGGGAAGGGGGTCTGTGGTCAAGCGGCAGCACAACGGAGGACTGTGGTCGTCCAGGACGTGAGCAAGGAGGAGAACTACCTGGCGTGCAGTCTTGAGGTCAAGTCGGAAATCGTTGTGCCTTTGATGAAGGGTGAACAGGTGTTGGGGGAGCTGGACATCGATTCCCACACGTTGGCGGCCTTCACTGAGGAGGATAGACGTTTTTTGGAAGAGGTGTGTCAGGTGCTCGTTCCGTTGTGGGACTGA